A single Tenacibaculum sp. Bg11-29 DNA region contains:
- the carA gene encoding glutamine-hydrolyzing carbamoyl-phosphate synthase small subunit → MKYQQRKKALVLLADGTIFYGKSIGIEGTSTGEICFNTGMTGYQEVFTDPSYFGQLMVTTNAHIGNYGINKEEVESESIKISGLICRNFSFTHSRVDSDGNLFDWFKEHNLVAISDVDTRALVAYIRDNGAMNAIISTDVDNIDALKKQLADTPNMVGLELASKVSTKEPYFVGDENSSIKISALDIGIKKNILRNFVKRGAYIKVYPYNVTFEQMSDFNPDGYFISNGPGDPEPLVDAQNTAKEIIARNLPLFGICLGHQVIALANGISTYKMHNGHRGINHPVKNLITGKGEITSQNHGFAINREETEAHNDVEITHVHLNDHTVAGIRMKSKNVFSVQYHPEASPGPHDAEYLFDEFIENIKKQK, encoded by the coding sequence ATGAAATATCAACAACGTAAAAAAGCATTAGTTCTTTTAGCAGATGGAACCATTTTCTACGGGAAATCTATTGGAATTGAGGGAACTTCAACAGGAGAAATTTGTTTCAATACAGGAATGACTGGTTATCAAGAAGTATTTACAGATCCTTCTTACTTTGGTCAATTAATGGTAACAACCAATGCACATATTGGTAATTATGGAATTAACAAAGAGGAAGTTGAGTCTGAAAGCATTAAAATTTCAGGATTAATTTGTCGTAATTTTAGCTTTACGCATTCTCGAGTAGATTCAGATGGGAATTTATTTGATTGGTTTAAGGAACATAATTTAGTAGCCATTTCTGATGTAGATACAAGAGCATTAGTAGCATACATAAGAGACAATGGAGCTATGAATGCTATTATTTCTACTGATGTAGATAATATTGACGCATTAAAGAAACAATTAGCTGATACGCCAAATATGGTTGGTTTAGAGTTAGCTTCTAAAGTGTCAACTAAAGAACCTTATTTTGTTGGAGATGAAAATTCATCAATAAAAATATCAGCTTTAGACATCGGTATAAAAAAGAATATTTTAAGAAACTTTGTTAAAAGAGGAGCGTATATAAAAGTATATCCTTATAATGTTACTTTTGAACAGATGAGTGATTTTAATCCTGATGGTTATTTTATTTCAAATGGACCAGGAGATCCTGAGCCTTTGGTAGATGCACAAAATACAGCAAAAGAAATTATAGCAAGAAATTTACCTTTATTTGGTATCTGTTTAGGGCACCAAGTAATTGCTTTAGCTAACGGAATTTCTACTTATAAAATGCATAATGGACATAGAGGTATTAATCACCCTGTAAAAAATTTAATTACAGGAAAAGGTGAAATTACTTCTCAGAATCATGGATTTGCTATTAATAGAGAAGAAACTGAAGCGCATAATGATGTTGAAATTACACATGTACATTTAAATGATCATACAGTTGCTGGAATTAGAATGAAGTCTAAAAATGTATTCTCTGTTCAATACCATCCAGAAGCAAGTCCTGGACCACATGATGCGGAATACTTATTTGATGAATTTATAGAAAACATCAAAAAACAAAAGTAA
- the rplQ gene encoding 50S ribosomal protein L17: MRHGKKFNHLGRQTAHRKAMLANMGCSLIEHKRINTTVAKAKAFRTFIEPIITKSKTDTTHNRRTVFSYLRSKEAVTELFKEISVKVADRPGGYIRIIKLGNRQGDNAPMAMVELVDYNELYNPKGNKAKKNTRRSRRGAKTADAAVETQTSQEEE, encoded by the coding sequence ATGAGACACGGAAAGAAATTTAATCATTTAGGAAGACAAACAGCGCACAGAAAAGCAATGTTAGCAAATATGGGATGTTCTTTAATTGAACATAAACGTATTAACACAACAGTAGCTAAAGCAAAAGCTTTTCGTACGTTTATCGAACCTATAATTACAAAGTCTAAAACAGATACGACTCATAATCGTCGTACAGTATTCAGTTATTTACGTAGCAAAGAAGCTGTAACCGAATTATTCAAAGAAATATCTGTAAAAGTAGCTGATAGACCAGGAGGATATATACGTATCATCAAATTAGGAAACCGTCAGGGAGATAATGCTCCTATGGCAATGGTAGAATTAGTTGATTATAACGAATTATACAATCCAAAAGGAAACAAAGCTAAGAAGAACACTCGTCGTAGTCGTCGTGGAGCAAAGACTGCTGATGCAGCTGTTGAAACTCAAACTTCACAAGAAGAAGAATAA
- a CDS encoding DNA-directed RNA polymerase subunit alpha — protein MAILNFQKPDKVIMIESTDFTGRFEFRPLEPGFGLTVGNALRRVLLSSLEGFAITSLRVDSVDHEFSTIQGVVEDATEIILNLKQVRFKKQIEETDRETVSIAVSGQEQLTAGDLQKFTSGFQVLNPDLVICNMDKSVNFNAEITIEKGRGFVPAEENKRAGAPLGTIFTDSIYTPIKNVKYAVENYRVEQKTDYEKLVFDIDTDGSINPKDALTEAAKILIHHFMLFSDERITLEADEIAQTETYDEESLHMRQLLKTKLVDMDLSVRALNCLKAAEVDTLGDLVSFNKSDLMKFRNFGKKSLTELDELVANKSLNFGMDLSKYKLDRD, from the coding sequence ATGGCAATTTTAAATTTTCAAAAGCCTGACAAGGTAATAATGATTGAATCTACTGATTTTACAGGTAGATTTGAATTCAGACCTCTTGAACCAGGTTTTGGATTAACAGTTGGAAACGCTTTAAGAAGAGTTTTATTATCTTCATTAGAAGGGTTTGCTATTACATCATTACGCGTAGACAGTGTTGATCATGAGTTCTCAACAATTCAAGGAGTAGTAGAAGATGCAACAGAAATCATCTTAAACTTAAAACAAGTTCGTTTTAAGAAGCAAATTGAAGAGACTGATAGAGAAACAGTATCTATTGCAGTATCAGGTCAAGAGCAATTAACTGCTGGAGATTTACAGAAATTTACATCAGGTTTTCAGGTACTAAATCCAGATTTAGTAATATGTAACATGGATAAATCTGTAAATTTCAATGCTGAAATTACTATCGAAAAAGGTAGAGGTTTTGTACCAGCAGAAGAAAACAAAAGAGCAGGTGCACCATTAGGAACAATTTTTACAGATTCTATTTACACTCCAATAAAGAATGTAAAATATGCTGTTGAAAATTATCGTGTAGAACAAAAGACAGATTACGAAAAATTAGTTTTCGATATCGATACTGACGGTTCTATAAACCCTAAAGATGCCTTAACAGAAGCAGCTAAGATTCTAATCCACCACTTTATGTTATTCTCTGATGAGCGTATCACTTTAGAGGCAGATGAAATAGCTCAAACTGAAACATATGATGAGGAGTCATTACATATGCGTCAGTTATTAAAGACGAAATTAGTTGATATGGATTTATCAGTTCGTGCTTTAAACTGTTTAAAAGCTGCTGAAGTTGATACTTTAGGAGATTTAGTATCTTTCAACAAAAGCGATTTAATGAAATTTAGAAATTTTGGTAAAAAATCATTAACTGAATTAGATGAGTTAGTGGCAAATAAGAGCCTTAATTTTGGAATGGACTTAAGCAAATACAAATTAGATAGAGATTAA
- the rpsD gene encoding 30S ribosomal protein S4 encodes MARYTGPKTKISRKFGEAIFGDDKNFEKRNYPPGQHGNARRRGKKSEYSTQLMEKQKAKYMYGILERQFSNLFKSASASKGITGEVLLQLCESRLDNVVYRLGVSNSRSGARQLVSHRHITVNGEIVNIPSYNLQAGDVVAVREKSKSLVAIESALTNNSNVYEWLSWNSDLKSGTFIKAPERLQIPENIKEQLIVELYSK; translated from the coding sequence ATGGCAAGATATACAGGACCTAAAACTAAGATTTCTCGTAAATTTGGTGAAGCAATTTTTGGAGATGATAAAAATTTCGAAAAAAGAAACTACCCACCAGGACAGCATGGAAATGCTAGAAGAAGAGGTAAGAAATCTGAGTATTCTACTCAGTTAATGGAGAAGCAAAAAGCGAAATACATGTATGGTATTTTAGAACGTCAATTCTCTAATTTATTTAAAAGCGCTTCTGCTTCTAAAGGAATTACAGGTGAGGTTTTATTACAATTATGTGAGTCTCGTTTAGACAATGTAGTATACAGATTAGGAGTTTCTAACTCTCGTAGTGGAGCTCGTCAATTAGTATCTCACCGTCACATTACTGTAAATGGAGAAATTGTAAATATTCCTTCTTATAATTTACAAGCAGGTGATGTTGTTGCTGTAAGAGAAAAATCTAAATCATTAGTAGCTATTGAAAGTGCATTAACAAACAATAGTAATGTATACGAATGGTTAAGTTGGAATTCTGATTTAAAATCAGGAACTTTTATTAAAGCTCCAGAGAGATTACAGATCCCTGAAAATATCAAGGAACAATTAATTGTAGAATTATATTCTAAATAA
- the rpsK gene encoding 30S ribosomal protein S11: protein MAKSKITKKRKVVIESVGEAHVTASFNNIIISLTNKKGDVISWSSAGKMGFRGSKKNTPYAAQLAAEDCANVAKEAGLRKVKVYVKGPGNGRESAIRSIHNAGIEVTEIVDVTPIPHNGCRPPKRRRV from the coding sequence ATGGCAAAGTCTAAAATAACAAAAAAGCGTAAAGTTGTAATAGAATCAGTAGGTGAAGCTCACGTAACTGCATCATTCAACAACATTATTATTTCTTTAACAAACAAAAAAGGTGACGTTATTTCTTGGTCATCTGCAGGTAAAATGGGTTTTAGAGGTTCTAAAAAGAATACTCCATACGCAGCTCAATTAGCCGCAGAAGATTGTGCAAACGTTGCAAAAGAAGCAGGATTACGTAAAGTAAAAGTGTACGTTAAAGGACCAGGTAACGGTAGAGAATCTGCAATCAGATCTATCCATAATGCTGGAATTGAAGTAACTGAAATCGTTGATGTTACTCCTATTCCTCACAATGGATGTCGTCCACCTAAAAGAAGAAGAGTATAA
- the rpsM gene encoding 30S ribosomal protein S13, with amino-acid sequence MARIAGIDIPKNKRGVIALTYIFGIGNSRAKEVLAATKIDESIKVQDWNDDQIAAIREQIGTFTIEGELRSEVQISIKRLMDIGCQRGIRHRLGLPLRGQRTKNNSRTRKGKRKTVANKKK; translated from the coding sequence ATGGCAAGAATAGCAGGTATTGATATTCCAAAGAATAAAAGAGGTGTTATCGCTTTAACTTACATCTTTGGTATAGGAAACAGCAGAGCTAAAGAAGTTTTAGCAGCAACAAAAATTGACGAGAGCATCAAAGTTCAAGATTGGAACGATGATCAAATTGCAGCGATTCGTGAGCAAATAGGAACTTTTACTATTGAAGGAGAGTTACGTTCAGAAGTTCAAATAAGTATTAAACGTTTAATGGACATCGGATGTCAAAGAGGTATTCGTCACAGACTTGGTCTTCCATTAAGAGGTCAAAGAACTAAGAATAACTCTCGTACAAGAAAAGGTAAGAGAAAAACTGTAGCTAACAAGAAAAAATAA
- the ykgO gene encoding type B 50S ribosomal protein L36, which produces MKVRASLKKRSAECKIVRRKGRLYVINKKNPRFKQRQG; this is translated from the coding sequence ATGAAAGTAAGAGCATCATTAAAGAAAAGAAGTGCCGAGTGCAAGATTGTACGAAGAAAAGGCAGATTATACGTAATAAACAAAAAGAATCCTAGATTTAAACAAAGACAAGGGTAA
- the infA gene encoding translation initiation factor IF-1 — protein MAKQPAIQQDGTITEALSNAMFRVELENGHVVTAHISGKMRMHYIKLLPGDKVKLEMSPYDLSKARITYRY, from the coding sequence ATGGCTAAACAACCAGCAATTCAACAAGACGGAACGATTACAGAAGCATTATCAAATGCAATGTTTCGTGTAGAATTAGAAAACGGACATGTTGTTACGGCTCACATTTCAGGTAAAATGCGTATGCATTATATCAAACTATTACCAGGAGATAAGGTAAAGTTAGAAATGAGTCCGTATGATTTATCAAAGGCAAGAATTACTTACAGATACTAA